The following coding sequences lie in one Candidatus Nitrospira allomarina genomic window:
- a CDS encoding winged helix-turn-helix transcriptional regulator — MKLPPSSFGCPLDSLLRVLAGPWTIYILCRLHNNGDTRFGQLKRQMPGISSKMLTERLRALEKAEIIFRHQAPTIPPQVTYGLTTEGRELTTILDQINTLAGRWQNLETKKTANTNIQVKDTKRRKTVVQYSRIPPSKKEKLNGKIR, encoded by the coding sequence ATGAAATTGCCTCCCAGTTCCTTCGGATGCCCGTTGGATTCCCTTCTTCGTGTGCTTGCCGGGCCGTGGACGATTTACATCCTCTGCCGCCTGCATAACAATGGGGATACCCGTTTTGGCCAGCTCAAGCGCCAAATGCCGGGTATTTCATCAAAAATGTTGACGGAACGATTGCGAGCCTTGGAGAAGGCCGAAATTATCTTTCGTCACCAAGCTCCGACCATTCCTCCACAGGTGACCTATGGGCTCACGACAGAAGGCCGTGAACTCACCACGATTCTTGATCAAATTAATACATTGGCCGGCCGATGGCAGAATCTTGAGACCAAAAAGACGGCAAACACCAACATTCAGGTAAAAGACACAAAAAGAAGAAAGACGGTAGTTCAATATTCCAGGATTCCTCCCTCCAAAAAGGAAAAACTGAACGGTAAAATTAGGTGA